Genomic DNA from Sphaerodactylus townsendi isolate TG3544 linkage group LG14, MPM_Stown_v2.3, whole genome shotgun sequence:
GTTTGCTGGGAGGGGTGCAGAATTCACAGAGGGAAAAGGCCGGTGCAGAGCCAGCCCTTCCCCCTCCAACCATGGACTGCGGCTCACTCCTCGGGCACTCCCGTGAGATCCTCCTCGTGGTATATTAACCCCCGGTGGTCTTTCTTCACAGGATGTCCTGGATTCTAAAAACAATGCTATCAAGGACTTGCAGTATGAGTTAGCCAGAGTGTGCAAGGTGAGAGGGGGGGTCAGCCTGCATGGAGGGTTTTTTGGGAGGGcgggagaggctgcagcaaagGGACCCTTTGGACCCAGGCACTAgaagaagcggcggcggcggcagcagcagcagcagggacccTCGGCACTGGGCTCTGCACCAGAGAGCCTCCGGGTTAATGCTGAATAGTGGGAATTTTGTGTCAGccgtttgtggtgggttttctgagctgtgtggctgtggtctggtagatcttgctcctaatatttaacctgcatctgtggctggcatgcgaaacattaggaacaagatctaccagagtgAACCAGGGGTCtacaaactatggccctccagatgttcatggactacaattcccatcagcccctgccagcatagccaagtggcagagctgatgggaattgtagttcatgaacatctggggggccatagtttgaagaccctataccagaccaaggccacgtagcctggaaaacccacacagtAACTacttgagtctggccgtgaaagccttcgacggtaCATTTGTGTCATCTGATTCTTGTGGGTGACTAAAAGGGGACCCTGCTTTTTTGGGGTTAATATTCAGAGAGCTGAAAGATGCACTTGCCCTGCATCCCTGGAAACTTTCCTCCCTAAATCCCATCCACCCTGGGGTGCATTTTTCAAACCTAGTCAGCCTTTGCTAAGCTAAGCATTTCTTCCGGAAAGTTGAGGTCATTTCATTCGCCCTCTTTCTGCTCAATTGGGAATGGGATGCCGTGACACAGGCTGACTTGAACAGTCTGCTAACCGTGGCCACATCATGGACACATGTCAGAGGAATACCCAGGAGAACTTGTGGGGGAAAGAAAGTCCCATCCCCCACCTTCATTGGTCCTATTTCCTCCGCTCTTGTGCTTCCGGGAGCCAATGGGGCCAGCTTCCagatgcggggggtgggggctgcagctGGAAGTATGAAGGGCTTGCAAACCACAGTTTTACCTCGAAGCCCCTCACCACTGCCAGACAGCTGATGGGGGCAGGGAGGCTTTGAGATGCTAGACCGCCGGGCATACTTCCCACTCCAAGCCCTGACATGGCCCACGGGAGAATGGGGAGCCCACCTGGTGCATTTCCTGCTCCCGGCCCTCTGTCCCTCTGGTCCCCGCTTCACCTCGCTGTCAGCGGCCTGTCCTCCACCCCGTCTAATGGTGCCCCCACGGGCTTCCCTTGTCCTTGCTGTAATGCTGACTGTGCCCTCAGGGCTCCACATTGTTCCTCCAGTTGGTTTGTCTGCATGGCCCTTTAGGTTGGTTCTCCCAGGTTTGTGAAAAGAATCCCTCTCTTATCTCTGTATGGTCCCACTGTGTGGGTTTCTTGATCTGCAGCCTCCAGCCGTGCCGTTCTGCAGCAGGATTAGCTTAAAAGGGTTGGCAAGTAGGGCTATCTGGTCATTGGCATTTTGTGTCGGAAGACGGCTCTCCACTCCAGCCTCACGTTCTCTTTCCCCGCTCTCTGCAGGCACACAACGACTTGCTGCGGACCTACGAGGCCAAGCTGGCGGCTTTTGGGATCCCCTTGGACAATCTGGGCTTCAAGCCCCTGGAGACCTCCGTGGTCGGCCACATTCTGGGCCACGGCCCAGCGGGACTTGTCTCAACCCCCACCTAGAAGAGCCGGGTGTTTCTCCCCCGCACCAGAAGGCCTCTGGCCCGAATCCTGCGTGTCCTCCCTTCCGGAGGCTGCTTTGCTCTCTGGCTGTGGTGCTGGAGGGGAACACAGAGCGGCCCCTTGGCCTGGGCCAGCCCAGCTGGCTTTCCTTTTCATTAAAGGGACCCTGCGAGGGTGTTTCGTACCTCATCTGCAAAGGCAcacttcttcccccttccccccacccagttCCAGGGGGCTGGGGATGGCCCTCTGCCCCTTGCTGAGGAAGCACTGGGCCCCTGTCCAAGCACAGTGTTCCGTCCCTGCATGTGGCCAAGCCCCTCAGCAGAGAGTgtctggtttgtgtgtgtgcaggccCAGGGCTTGGTGCCTGTGGAATAATCGGGAAGGCTTTCTACTTGCGCTCACAGCAGCCTTTTATTATCTCTGTGGAGCTGCTGGCAGCCTCTGGCCCGGCTCCGCTTCTTCTGCTAGCTCCCCCGGTAGGTGCTGTAGGAGAAGGGGCTGAGCAGCAGAGGGATGTGCACCTTCTGTTCTGCTTCCGTCACGGTGAAGACGACCTGGAGcaggcaaggggagggaggggcctccTGAGCTGCCAGAGCCAAGCCAAGCAGAGGCCAGGGCTGGCAGCTCCCCTCAGGGCAGATCCTGCCGTCTCTTCAGCTGCCGGGGTGAGAGGCTTGGCCGAGGGCCCAGAGACACCCACAGGCAGGCACGGCTGTCTCCAGACACAGGGGCCACCTGGCTCCCCACCCAGCCCTGCAGCCTCTTCCTTCATCCCTTGCCCTCCCCgctccccacctggaggcttctGTGTCTGCCCTCCACAAAGGAAAGCAGGGCATTTGAGGAAGGAAGAGCACAGGGTGCGGTTCCaaggcctttcccccccccccacgttgaAGCCCTCCTCCAGAGGCGTGGCTCTCCAGCAAGAGGGCAGCAGGTTGCGCAGCTGCCAGAGGGGCGCGCCGCCTGCTCTCCGTGCCGCCCACCCTGCTTTCTTGGGAAAGGAGACTCACTTCCACGTAGGGGTAGAAGCTGGCGTAGCCCTGCTGCTGCCAGTAAGCTGCCGTTTCGAAGCACAGCTTGTAGGTGCCcggctccagcctgcgggggatCGCGCTGCTCAGGTCTGAGCGCCCGCTGGCATTCGTGGTGCTGGAATGGAAGCGAACGTTTGTGGTGCCTGCAGCCGCCCTGCCTGGCCCGGCCGTGGCTTCTGCTGCTTACCTCTTTGTGAGCTGCACCCACGGCTGAGGAGAGTCCTCGAGCCGGAAGAAGGTCACATCGATGCCACTTGCTGGGAGACCATTGAGAACGTTCATCGTGTGGACTGTCAGCCCACCCTGTGGGCCAGCAGACTGGAAGCAGAGCGGAGAGCAAGATGGAGCCCCCTGCCCAGCGGAAGATGCCGCCATCAGCAGGGCCAGGGCtcttagggggtgggggagaccggGGAGGGggttttttgccaccatttgtcaTCCTGGGTGCACTCTGGGCTATTCGAGATGCCTGCTAGCAGCTTTGGCTTTGGGGAGAGGGCTGGCAGCTGAGGCTGCTCGGCCCATTCGGTGTTTCTGCTTCAGAGGTCCCCCACCCGAATTCaccccttctctgcccttccctATTGAGGAAGGGGGGCTCTCCCTGCCCCTGgctttcctcccctgcccctggTCTCACTTGGCCGTCCCGTTGTGCTCCGTCCCGTTGCTGCTCCATTCCTCAAGCCGCAGAGGGTGTTCCTGACCTGCCTCTTTGGCACCTGTGGCCGACAGACCAGCGGAGCTTTTGAAAAGCGCAGGTGTGTCTGAAGGCCGGAGGGCTGGCATTCCAGGAACAGGCTCAGGAACAGcaaagccacctgattggttgtaacagccctgcactctgattgggcagaCAGCTTAATGTCACGGGCAGGGAGGGTGCTCTCTCCCTGTGTAGAACAATTTGATAGGCTGTTTGGATGCTGAGGTTCCTGGTGTGAACAGCCCCATGCCTGCCCCTGCTGTGTGAACACACAAAGTCTCCAaggagagcagcagcaacagtcagAGAGTGAATATCTGGCTTGCTGGACGGCTGCCAGCCCTGCGAGCTGCATGTGGGAAGGAAATAGTACACAGACTAAGGGCcctggtggtggggttattgaggggccacacacacacacatatacatatattcagacacacacacacacacacaaccagggAGGAATTGAGGGGCAATGTATAAAACAACCACGTTCCAAGGAATAGATCTCCCAAATAGAAGGAAGAAGAATTCCTGCATGCTAAGTTAGTCTGGAGTAgtgggttttgttttattgttctcAAAACGgagtgttttatgtttgttttgggGTTTCTATCTGAGGGGAGGCTGAGTGAGAGTACTGAAGCAAATGTACCAAGCCCGGTAGAACCTGGCGTGAATGTCCGTTGGCCAGTGAATCTGGAGTGAAACACCTCAGCTAACAGAAACTGATCAAACTTATTAAGCCTGTGTctgaaactgcccccccccacaaattgCACCCAAGGGACGGGCAGAAGGAAAGGGTGCTGTTGTCTACGTCTCCAGTGGGTGGATGAACCAGCAAGTGGCGGCCCATGGATGGTGAGTGGGTTGTGGGTGGGTGGCGAGTGggcagagggtgggggtggggtgcagataTGCCCAAATATGCCCCCATGTGCCCCTTGCATTTGGTGCCTGGGATGTCAGacccctcagccccccccccccccaactgggtaAGTTTAAGTGAAAATTGGCAGCTACTGGTAGAAAGCTACAGGCTGATGATAAGCCACCCTGTTGGTGGTAGAAAGGGCTGCCAAATCACAGTGATGGAGACACCCCCCCAGGTTTTCTTTCCTGCCCTAACCAGGAACaggacagaaaatggcaggtgcaactttaGAAGAAAGCCAAGTCTTGCCAACCGCCGTCCAGATGATTTAAATGCTGCTATTTTATAAAAAGTGCTAAGTTTAGCAGTGCAGATGGTAACGGATAACAAGGAGTGTTGAGAAGAGGACGGGCAGGagactgcgggggtggggggcgggggctcaCTTTCTGCCACGTGGGGGCTTTAGAGTTAGTTACTCAGGTGGTGGGAAAGCAAGCCCCG
This window encodes:
- the LOC125443220 gene encoding 5-hydroxyisourate hydrolase-like isoform X1; protein product: MEQQRDGAQRDGQSAGPQGGLTVHTMNVLNGLPASGIDVTFFRLEDSPQPWVQLTKSTTNASGRSDLSSAIPRRLEPGTYKLCFETAAYWQQQGYASFYPYVEVVFTVTEAEQKVHIPLLLSPFSYSTYRGS
- the LOC125443220 gene encoding 5-hydroxyisourate hydrolase-like isoform X2: MEQQRDGAQRDGQSAGPQGGLTVHTMNVLNGLPASGIDVTFFRLEDSPQPWVQLTKSGRSDLSSAIPRRLEPGTYKLCFETAAYWQQQGYASFYPYVEVVFTVTEAEQKVHIPLLLSPFSYSTYRGS